The following are encoded in a window of Providencia rettgeri genomic DNA:
- the cysN gene encoding sulfate adenylyltransferase subunit CysN produces the protein MTQVVYNESIAQQIERQGGVEAYLLAQQQKGLLRFLTCGNVDDGKSTLIGRLLHDTRQIYQDQLTTLQSDSKRMGTQGEKLDLALLVDGLAAEREQGITIDVAYRYFSTEKRKFIIADTPGHEQYTRNMATGASTCSLSILLIDARKGVQEQTRRHSFISTLLGIRHLIVAVNKMDLVEYSEAVFDKIKQDYQQFATELPVELNVWFVPISALDGDNIVNPSEHLPWYQGETLLSILENVQVEQKASEQALRFPVQYVNRPNLDFRGYSGTLSSGIVRVGQAVKVLPSGATAKIKEIVTFSGLQDFAISGEAITLVLDNEIDVSRGDLIVAEDENLQTTQHALIDVVWMAEQPLVQGQQLDIKIAGKRSRGKVENIQYQVDVNNLTQKVATELPLNGIGLVEFSFDEPLLLENYQRNTDTGGMILIDRLTNVTVGAGLVREAQEPVFESTGEFSEFEIELNQLIRRHFPHWGARDVLGGK, from the coding sequence ATGACACAAGTCGTTTATAACGAATCTATTGCTCAGCAAATTGAGCGACAAGGCGGCGTGGAAGCTTACTTACTTGCCCAGCAACAAAAGGGACTTTTACGCTTTTTAACCTGTGGAAATGTGGATGATGGAAAAAGTACATTAATCGGTCGTTTATTGCACGATACTCGTCAAATTTACCAAGATCAGCTCACAACGCTGCAAAGTGATAGTAAGCGAATGGGAACCCAAGGGGAAAAACTCGACCTTGCCTTGCTGGTGGATGGTCTTGCCGCTGAGCGCGAGCAGGGGATCACTATCGATGTGGCGTATCGCTATTTTTCGACGGAAAAACGTAAGTTTATCATTGCGGATACGCCAGGACATGAGCAATATACCCGCAATATGGCGACAGGTGCATCAACTTGCTCACTTTCTATTTTGTTGATCGATGCTCGAAAAGGGGTACAAGAACAAACCCGCCGTCACAGTTTTATTAGTACCCTATTAGGGATCCGCCATTTAATTGTTGCGGTAAATAAAATGGATCTCGTGGAATACAGTGAAGCCGTATTCGATAAAATTAAGCAGGATTACCAACAATTTGCCACTGAATTGCCTGTTGAATTGAATGTTTGGTTTGTCCCGATTTCAGCCCTTGATGGTGACAATATCGTCAATCCGAGTGAGCATTTACCTTGGTATCAAGGGGAAACCTTATTGTCTATTTTAGAAAATGTGCAGGTTGAGCAGAAAGCTTCTGAGCAAGCACTCCGTTTCCCTGTGCAATATGTGAATCGACCTAATTTAGATTTTCGTGGCTATAGCGGCACTTTATCGTCAGGGATAGTTCGAGTGGGGCAAGCGGTGAAAGTGCTGCCATCAGGGGCAACAGCAAAAATCAAAGAGATAGTGACGTTTTCAGGTTTACAGGACTTTGCTATATCGGGTGAAGCTATCACGTTAGTGTTGGATAATGAAATCGATGTTAGCCGTGGCGATTTAATTGTCGCAGAAGACGAAAACTTGCAAACCACACAGCACGCGCTGATTGATGTGGTGTGGATGGCAGAACAACCCCTTGTTCAAGGGCAGCAGCTAGACATCAAAATTGCTGGAAAGCGCAGCCGAGGGAAAGTTGAAAACATTCAATATCAGGTAGATGTGAATAATCTGACGCAAAAAGTTGCCACGGAATTACCCTTAAATGGTATTGGTTTAGTGGAATTTTCATTTGATGAACCATTGTTGTTGGAAAACTACCAGCGCAATACAGACACAGGGGGAATGATCCTTATTGATCGACTGACGAATGTGACTGTAGGGGCAGGGCTGGTGCGAGAAGCACAAGAGCCGGTTTTTGAATCGACAGGGGAATTTAGTGAGTTTGAAATCGAGCTTAACCAGTTGATCCGCCGACATTTTCCCCATTGGGGGGCTCGGGACGTACTCGGTGGAAAATAG
- the cysD gene encoding sulfate adenylyltransferase subunit CysD codes for MNEKKLTHLQQLEAESIHIIREVAAEFANPVMLYSIGKDSSVMLHLARKAFYPGKLPFPLLHVDTGWKFREMYQFRDATAQKYGFELLIYRNPEGERLGINPFVHGSAKHTDIMKTEGLKQALDKYGFDAAFGGARRDEEKSRAKERIYSFRDRSHRWDPKNQRPELWHNYNGQINKGESIRVFPLSNWTELDIWQYIYLENIDIVPLYFAKERPVIERDGTLLMVDDDRIDLKVGEVISQQQVRFRTLGCWPLTGAVRSQAQTLPEIIEEMLISTTSERQGRLIDSDQSASMELKKRQGYF; via the coding sequence GTGAACGAGAAAAAATTGACTCACTTACAGCAATTAGAGGCTGAAAGTATCCATATCATTCGTGAGGTGGCTGCTGAATTCGCTAATCCTGTGATGTTGTATTCCATCGGTAAAGACTCCTCTGTGATGCTGCATTTAGCGCGTAAGGCCTTTTATCCAGGAAAATTGCCATTCCCATTATTACATGTGGATACCGGGTGGAAATTTCGTGAAATGTATCAGTTTCGTGATGCGACTGCGCAAAAATATGGCTTTGAATTATTGATTTACCGTAATCCTGAAGGGGAAAGATTAGGGATTAATCCGTTTGTACATGGCAGCGCAAAGCACACAGACATTATGAAAACCGAAGGTCTGAAACAAGCGCTCGATAAATACGGTTTTGATGCGGCCTTTGGTGGCGCACGGCGTGACGAAGAAAAATCTCGCGCAAAAGAGCGGATCTACTCATTTAGAGATCGTTCTCATCGTTGGGATCCGAAAAATCAGCGCCCTGAACTTTGGCACAACTACAATGGTCAGATCAATAAAGGGGAAAGCATCCGTGTGTTCCCACTTTCAAACTGGACTGAACTGGATATTTGGCAATATATCTACTTGGAAAATATCGATATTGTTCCACTGTATTTTGCGAAGGAACGGCCTGTTATCGAACGGGATGGCACTTTATTAATGGTGGATGACGATCGTATTGACCTAAAAGTTGGTGAAGTGATCAGTCAGCAACAAGTGCGTTTTCGAACATTAGGCTGCTGGCCGCTAACAGGAGCGGTTAGATCCCAAGCGCAAACGCTACCTGAAATCATTGAAGAAATGTTGATTTCGACCACCAGTGAGCGACAAGGACGATTGATTGATAGTGATCAGTCCGCGTCCATGGAGCTAAAGAAGCGCCAAGGTTATTTTTAA
- the cysG gene encoding siroheme synthase CysG translates to MDYLPLFVDVRTRKVVLIGGGVVAARKAELLIKAQAQLVVISPSLCVQLQTQHQHNHFVWLAEEYRSSLLDDAFLVIAATDDALLNETVFYDANERNIFVNVVDDQPLCSFIVPSIIDRSPVIVAISSGGTAPVLARLLREKLEAMLPLSLGKMAEIAGRWRSKVKETLSNMRERKRFWEKSFSGQFASLVEKGLLSEAEQQLECQLYEKDHLGELILVGAGPGDAGLLTLKGLRVLQSAEVVLYDNLVSEEILELVRRDAEKICVGKRAGDHSVSQEETNEMIVKFAQQGKKVVRLKGGDPFIFGRGGEELQVAAKAEIPFQVVPGVTAAIGATAYAGIPLTHREHSQSITFITGHCRANGADLDWQGLARGQQTLAIYMGTVKAAKISEQLIQFGRASDTPVAVIGCGTRGSQKVVTGQLHALESLAQQAPSPALIVIGEVTALHNELAWFGKQTEDIRWRSAVLELA, encoded by the coding sequence ATGGATTATTTACCGTTATTTGTCGATGTACGTACACGCAAAGTAGTGCTAATTGGCGGCGGCGTAGTGGCAGCACGCAAGGCTGAATTACTCATCAAGGCACAAGCTCAGCTAGTTGTTATCTCCCCATCATTATGTGTGCAATTACAAACGCAGCATCAGCATAATCATTTTGTGTGGTTGGCTGAAGAGTACCGTTCTTCCCTATTGGATGACGCTTTTTTGGTGATTGCGGCCACGGATGACGCGCTACTTAATGAAACCGTTTTTTACGATGCCAATGAGCGCAATATTTTTGTCAATGTTGTTGATGATCAGCCGCTGTGCTCGTTTATCGTCCCTTCGATTATTGACCGTTCCCCGGTGATTGTGGCGATTTCCTCTGGTGGGACAGCCCCTGTGTTAGCGCGTTTACTTCGAGAAAAACTGGAAGCCATGTTGCCATTGTCTTTAGGGAAAATGGCTGAAATTGCAGGGCGCTGGCGTAGTAAAGTCAAAGAGACGTTAAGCAATATGCGAGAAAGAAAGCGTTTTTGGGAAAAAAGTTTTAGTGGTCAGTTTGCCTCTTTAGTAGAAAAAGGGCTATTAAGTGAAGCGGAACAACAACTTGAGTGCCAACTTTATGAAAAAGATCATCTCGGCGAATTGATTTTAGTCGGTGCGGGCCCCGGTGATGCGGGGCTACTCACCCTAAAAGGGTTAAGAGTATTACAAAGTGCAGAAGTGGTGTTATACGATAATTTGGTGAGTGAGGAGATCCTCGAGTTGGTGCGCCGTGATGCAGAGAAAATCTGTGTGGGAAAACGGGCAGGTGATCACAGCGTTTCCCAAGAAGAAACCAATGAAATGATCGTGAAATTTGCTCAGCAAGGTAAAAAAGTAGTGCGGTTAAAAGGGGGGGATCCGTTTATTTTTGGGCGTGGAGGTGAAGAGTTACAAGTTGCCGCCAAAGCGGAGATCCCTTTCCAAGTGGTGCCGGGCGTGACAGCGGCAATTGGGGCGACGGCCTACGCGGGGATCCCACTAACTCATCGAGAACATTCACAAAGTATCACGTTTATTACCGGACATTGCCGTGCAAATGGAGCAGATTTGGATTGGCAGGGGTTGGCGCGAGGTCAACAAACCTTAGCCATTTACATGGGAACAGTGAAAGCGGCCAAAATCAGTGAACAACTGATTCAATTTGGACGTGCGAGTGATACGCCTGTTGCTGTTATTGGCTGCGGAACAAGGGGGAGCCAAAAAGTCGTGACAGGCCAATTACATGCTCTTGAATCACTGGCTCAACAAGCGCCTTCACCGGCGTTGATTGTGATTGGCGAGGTGACGGCATTGCATAACGAACTCGCATGGTTTGGTAAGCAAACAGAAGATATCCGTTGGCGCAGCGCTGTGCTGGAATTAGCTTAA
- the cysH gene encoding phosphoadenosine phosphosulfate reductase, whose translation MSRLQLSALVGLDKTQQTAYLSELNTQLENKTPQQRIEWAVDNLPAQFVLSSSFGIQAALTLHMVTQVLPEIPVILTDTGYLFPETYQFIEQLTDRLQLNLQVYRAKQTPAWQEAIYGQLWTQGLEGIERYNQLNKVEPMERALNELQAQSWFAGLRREQSGSRANLPVLGIGKGIFKILPVIDWNNKQVYEYLTKHNLPYHPLWEQGYLSVGDIHTTRKWEEGMNEEDTRFFGMKRECGLHEN comes from the coding sequence ATGAGCCGACTTCAGCTTTCCGCATTAGTCGGGTTAGATAAAACGCAGCAAACGGCCTATTTATCTGAGTTGAATACCCAACTAGAAAATAAGACGCCGCAGCAGCGAATTGAATGGGCAGTAGATAATTTACCTGCGCAGTTTGTGTTGTCATCCAGTTTTGGTATTCAAGCGGCACTAACGTTGCATATGGTGACACAAGTATTGCCCGAAATCCCTGTGATTTTGACGGATACAGGCTATCTTTTTCCTGAAACTTACCAGTTTATTGAGCAATTAACGGATAGGCTACAACTGAATTTGCAAGTTTATCGCGCCAAGCAAACCCCCGCTTGGCAAGAGGCTATCTATGGACAGCTGTGGACGCAAGGTCTTGAAGGCATAGAGCGTTATAACCAATTGAATAAAGTTGAGCCAATGGAAAGAGCCCTAAATGAGTTGCAAGCACAAAGTTGGTTTGCAGGGTTAAGACGGGAACAATCAGGGAGTAGGGCTAATTTACCAGTGCTTGGGATAGGGAAAGGCATTTTTAAAATCCTACCTGTGATTGATTGGAATAATAAGCAAGTTTATGAATATCTAACAAAGCATAATTTGCCTTACCATCCGTTATGGGAACAGGGCTATTTATCGGTTGGCGATATCCATACGACTCGAAAATGGGAAGAAGGCATGAATGAAGAAGACACGCGTTTTTTTGGCATGAAGCGTGAGTGCGGGCTTCATGAAAACTAA
- the cysJ gene encoding NADPH-dependent assimilatory sulfite reductase flavoprotein subunit — MTKKQPPFASLPISTEQLTRLQTVVDDFSSHQLAWLSGYLWGRVNQTTDVSASAPVAVQETVTIISASQTGNARRLSEQLRERLVGEKINVNLVNAGDYKFKQINQEKVLIIVASTQGEGEPAEEAVALYKYLFSKKAPDLSQTQYAVFALGDSSYEKFCQAGKDFDSQLALLGAKPLFERVDADVEYHAVANEWIDNLTTILKERVPAQSESQLLSGQEGSINEIHSSPYSKTAPLTASLLTNQKITSRDSQKDVRHIEIDLGDSGLRYQPGDALGVWFDNDPALVDELVALLWLKGDEDVFIGTQRHSLRDALIYQLELTQNTPVIVEKYAQLSKDDALLSLISDKSAMLHYAQNTPIVDMVRQAASQPSAQEFIDLLRPLTPRLYSISSSQSETEDEVHVTVGVVRYDIDGRPRTGGASGFLADRLKEGDELRIFIEHNDNFRLPTDPTTPVIMIGPGTGIAPFRAFLQQRDNDGATGKNWLFFGNPHFVDDFLYQVEWQRYVKQGLLTQISLAWSRDQPQKVYVQDKLREQGEAVWQWLQDGAHIYVCGDANRMAKDVEQALLDIIGQYGNMDSEAADEFLSELRVMRRYQRDVY, encoded by the coding sequence ATGACAAAAAAACAGCCACCATTCGCATCGCTACCAATATCAACTGAGCAGCTAACACGTTTACAAACGGTAGTCGATGATTTTTCATCCCACCAGCTAGCGTGGCTGTCTGGTTATTTGTGGGGAAGGGTAAATCAAACGACAGATGTGTCTGCGAGTGCACCTGTTGCAGTCCAAGAAACCGTGACAATTATTTCTGCCTCACAAACGGGGAATGCCCGCCGTTTATCAGAGCAGCTAAGAGAACGTTTAGTCGGTGAAAAAATTAATGTCAATTTAGTGAACGCGGGTGATTATAAATTTAAGCAGATTAATCAAGAAAAAGTATTGATTATTGTGGCGTCAACTCAAGGAGAAGGTGAACCAGCGGAAGAGGCTGTAGCCCTCTACAAATACCTATTCTCGAAAAAAGCACCGGATTTATCACAAACGCAATACGCGGTATTTGCCCTGGGAGATTCTTCCTACGAAAAATTTTGCCAAGCGGGCAAGGATTTCGATTCACAACTCGCATTATTGGGTGCAAAGCCATTATTTGAACGAGTTGATGCGGACGTTGAATATCACGCTGTCGCTAATGAATGGATTGACAATTTAACAACGATCTTGAAAGAACGCGTGCCAGCACAAAGTGAAAGCCAATTATTGTCTGGGCAAGAGGGGAGTATTAATGAAATTCACTCCTCACCTTACAGTAAAACGGCACCATTAACGGCTTCGTTACTCACTAACCAGAAAATCACTAGCCGTGATTCACAAAAAGACGTGAGGCACATTGAAATTGATTTGGGCGATTCAGGACTGCGTTACCAGCCGGGTGATGCCCTTGGTGTGTGGTTTGATAATGATCCCGCTTTAGTGGATGAGCTGGTGGCTTTACTGTGGTTAAAAGGTGATGAAGACGTCTTTATTGGCACTCAGCGTCACTCGTTGCGTGATGCGCTGATTTACCAATTAGAGTTAACACAAAATACCCCAGTGATTGTTGAAAAGTATGCACAACTTTCTAAAGATGATGCATTGTTATCGCTGATCAGTGATAAATCCGCCATGTTACATTATGCGCAAAATACGCCGATTGTGGATATGGTGCGCCAAGCGGCGTCTCAACCAAGTGCGCAAGAGTTTATTGATTTACTGCGTCCATTAACACCTCGCTTGTATTCCATTTCATCATCTCAGTCAGAAACAGAAGACGAAGTCCATGTGACGGTGGGGGTTGTTCGCTATGACATTGATGGACGTCCTCGCACTGGGGGGGCATCAGGGTTTTTAGCTGACAGACTCAAGGAAGGTGATGAACTGCGTATTTTTATAGAACATAATGATAATTTTCGCTTACCAACTGACCCCACAACCCCTGTGATTATGATTGGTCCGGGTACAGGTATCGCGCCATTTCGTGCATTTTTACAGCAACGGGATAATGACGGCGCAACAGGGAAAAACTGGTTATTTTTTGGTAATCCCCATTTTGTCGATGATTTTCTGTATCAAGTGGAATGGCAACGCTACGTGAAACAGGGGTTATTAACTCAAATTTCTTTGGCTTGGTCGCGGGACCAACCCCAAAAAGTCTATGTACAAGACAAGTTGCGTGAACAAGGTGAGGCGGTATGGCAATGGCTACAAGACGGGGCGCATATTTACGTCTGCGGTGATGCAAACCGTATGGCGAAAGATGTTGAACAGGCTTTATTGGATATCATCGGTCAGTACGGCAACATGGACAGCGAAGCCGCCGATGAATTTTTAAGTGAGCTGCGCGTAATGCGCCGTTATCAGAGGGATGTTTATTAA
- the cysI gene encoding assimilatory sulfite reductase (NADPH) hemoprotein subunit: protein MSNEQQHNPLIVEGKLADSERMKKDSNYLRGTIKEDLKNGLTGGFEGDNFLLIRFHGMYQQDDRDIRAERAEQKLEPRHAMMLRCRLPGGIITPKQWLDIDKFASEHTLYGSVRITNRQTFQFHGILKGDVKPAHQMLNHVGLDALATANDVNRNVLCTSNPVQSELHQQAYEWAKKISEHLLPRTNAYAEIWLDKEKVATTDEEPILGQTYLPRKFKTSVVIPPLNDVDLHANDMNFVAIAEQGELIGFNVLVGGGLAMTHGDTATFPRLASEFGFIPLDKTLAIAEAIVTTQRDWGNRTERKNAKTKYTLERVGVDTFKAEVEKRAGVSFEPTRPYEFTERGDKIGWLKGIDNRWHLTLFIENGRLIDLPDKPLKTGVAEIARIHQGDFRLTANQNLIVAGVPESEKAAIEAIARAHGLMSDTITRQRENSMACVSFPTCPLAMAEAERFLPEFTHHVEKIMAAHHVADEYIVLRITGCPNGCGRAMLAEVGLVGKALDRYNLHLGGNRIGTRIPRMYRENISSAEILSILDELIGDWAKNRLAQEGFGDFLIRTAVVKPVLNSAVDFYEVKEAQ from the coding sequence ATGAGCAATGAACAGCAACACAACCCCTTAATCGTTGAAGGCAAATTGGCCGATAGCGAACGTATGAAGAAAGACAGTAACTATTTGCGCGGCACTATTAAGGAAGATTTGAAAAACGGCTTAACGGGCGGCTTTGAAGGGGATAATTTTTTATTGATCCGCTTTCATGGAATGTACCAACAAGACGATCGTGATATTCGAGCCGAGCGTGCTGAACAAAAATTAGAGCCACGTCATGCAATGATGTTGCGTTGCCGTTTGCCTGGGGGAATTATCACGCCAAAGCAGTGGTTGGATATTGATAAATTTGCTTCAGAACATACATTGTATGGCAGCGTGCGTATTACTAATCGGCAAACATTTCAGTTCCACGGTATCCTTAAAGGGGACGTAAAACCGGCCCATCAGATGTTAAACCATGTCGGTTTGGATGCACTAGCAACAGCGAATGACGTGAATCGTAATGTGTTATGTACTTCTAACCCTGTGCAGTCGGAGTTACATCAGCAAGCTTATGAATGGGCAAAGAAAATATCAGAACATTTGTTACCTCGTACCAATGCCTACGCCGAAATTTGGCTAGATAAAGAAAAAGTGGCAACAACCGATGAAGAACCGATTTTAGGGCAAACCTACTTACCACGAAAATTTAAAACATCGGTGGTTATTCCACCATTGAATGATGTGGATTTGCACGCAAATGACATGAATTTTGTTGCGATTGCTGAACAGGGTGAGTTGATCGGCTTTAATGTATTAGTTGGCGGCGGCTTGGCAATGACACATGGGGACACCGCAACATTTCCACGCTTAGCCAGTGAGTTTGGGTTTATTCCATTAGATAAAACACTGGCAATAGCTGAAGCGATAGTCACAACGCAGCGTGATTGGGGGAACCGGACTGAACGCAAGAATGCCAAAACCAAATACACCTTAGAGCGTGTCGGTGTCGATACTTTTAAAGCTGAAGTTGAGAAACGCGCGGGAGTAAGTTTTGAACCGACTCGTCCTTATGAATTTACCGAGCGTGGCGATAAAATTGGCTGGCTTAAAGGGATCGACAATCGCTGGCACCTCACGTTATTTATTGAAAATGGTCGATTAATTGATTTGCCGGACAAACCATTGAAAACAGGGGTTGCAGAGATTGCCCGTATTCACCAAGGGGATTTTCGTTTAACGGCAAATCAAAATCTTATCGTGGCCGGTGTACCAGAAAGTGAAAAAGCGGCTATCGAAGCGATTGCAAGAGCCCATGGGTTAATGAGCGATACGATTACACGCCAGCGTGAAAATTCGATGGCTTGTGTTTCATTTCCTACATGTCCTTTGGCGATGGCAGAAGCAGAACGCTTCTTACCTGAGTTTACTCATCATGTTGAAAAAATTATGGCGGCGCACCACGTAGCAGATGAGTACATTGTTTTACGTATTACGGGGTGCCCAAATGGCTGCGGGCGGGCGATGCTGGCGGAAGTTGGGTTAGTGGGCAAAGCGTTAGATAGGTATAACTTACACCTTGGTGGTAATCGGATAGGCACCCGAATTCCTCGCATGTATCGTGAAAATATTAGTAGTGCCGAAATTTTATCCATCCTTGATGAGCTAATTGGTGATTGGGCGAAAAATCGTCTAGCGCAAGAGGGATTTGGTGATTTTCTGATCCGTACTGCGGTGGTGAAGCCAGTATTAAATTCCGCAGTGGATTTCTATGAGGTTAAGGAGGCACAATGA